The genomic window gtactaattgttatagtaacgaatacatacgggtacactttttttagttacttttacacctctactgaagtgccaaggagttggacgaaaaggggtaggagaaaatgctgtgttgttgcgggaagtagataacacttctacgtgcgagatacgtgggtggccgagcgggcgggctggtagtattgcatcaccgcgcggagagcagcggagagcaggaagcgtccctcatgatgtatgataagataaggcggtgaacgtgtagcttacgctacatagcataaattacataattaacgaaggaaacaaagaattataaacgaattatacacggtgtttttgttaaaataaagatgtacggtcattgtaaacgacgttattgtgaatcggtgacaacttaaattgaaacatgagtactcaaacattagcgacgttaatccgaaacgacgtaaatcggtacgacgtaaatagaggacttactgtagcaaacacgtataaaagttatagttaaaataatctcttcgttaaagtaataaacatatttggattaatgagtgcaaataaaggtaaatttatcaattaaattgtagatttcatttcactccttctttgtatccatacaaaatagtgataattcaataaaaatgattcaattttattcataaaaacatgcaatcatttcatcaatgttttgttatgacgtcgtcacgttaaactatcgtccgtaaaccgactttacagacgaacaATTATTTATCTGACACTGTACTTGGTATTAACAAGCAGTTGTATTGTGAGATGTTCCAGCGGGAGCGTCACCTGGTGGTTGTGCGGCAGGGGCCGGCTCCAGAAGGGGACGGGGGAGGCCGGCTCCTGCCCCACCGCAGGGGCACCCACGGAGGGCATCGACACCACCGGCGGAGGGACGAAGGTGGTCGGCTTCTTCTTCTTGCGCCCCGTGGTGGTGGCGGCCGCCGCGGGGTTGCTGAAGCGGCAGTTGAACACCCCGGGGATCCCGCCGTGGTGGTACGGCATGTAGCCGTTGCCGTACTTCTGGCAGCCGTTCGAGATCACTTTCCCGTTCTGCTGCGTTTCCTAACAATTAATGTTGTATTACATTCCGATACAACATTTACGCACCGATAACTTAAAACAAcctaaaatccaaaattttacaCTTCTATAccatgcaagtttttttttcatatgtacTTTCAAATCACCATTTCCCAGTTTTCATGATTCACAAGCAATATAAACTAAGACAAACAGGAACGGcatgactgattttttttttttttaataacagcaGAGACCGAAGTTAACTTTAAGAATCCGTTAAACCAGCAAAAATTTTCGACAGGCCAATATTGTAATTTATCGTACTCTTATAAGAAtggttaaaaacaaaaaaaaaagtgctgaatTTTTCTTACAACGCTACTGAACTTAAAGAggttaacttaaaaatttaattgccAGTGCAGATAAAAGTCATGCTTAAATTTCTTAGCGGGCAAATACCAGCTGAAATTTCCTACACCAGCTGCAGTACACACACATTTCAACAACTACTAATAGTTTTAACTTTTAAGATAACTAATACGGAAAATATTCTTTCTTAAGATTTAGTTTTAAGGTGTAGTTTATTTAACCTCTTGGAAAATCTACCATATTCAAGATTTTGTATCTTCAGCAAAGAAATACCAACATTAGTACAGACATCGAAAGAGAAAAATAGATGAAAGACGATAAAAAATTACTCAACTTTTCAGTACAGACATCGaaagagaaaaattataaaagacgataaaaaaattactaaaattttcaGTACAgacatcaaaagaaaaaaaattataaaagacgaTAAAAAATTACTCAACTTTTCAGTACAGACATCGaaatagaaaaattataaaagacgataaaaaattactaaaattttcaGTACAGgcatcaaaagaaaaaaatagataaaagacgataaaaaaatactcaaattttCAGTACAGACATCGaaagagaaaaattataaaagacgataaaaaattactaaaattttcaGTACAgacatcaaaagaaaaaaattataaaagactataaaaaattactaaaattttcaGTACAGACATCGAAAGACAAAAATGATAaaagacgataaaaaaaattactcaaatttttCAGCTGCACGGTCGCGTTAGTCAGGAGCAGAGAAGACTCTTACGCACACACAGAACAACCAATTAAAAACACAACCGCGCGCAAGGCCGAGCCGGCGGGACGGAGGAGGTCGGTGCGAACCTGCTCGACCTTGGAGCTGCCGTTGGACTGCTCGTCCTTCCCGAGCAACACATCCGAGCCGGCGAGGCGCTGAGTCGAGTCGCAGCTGGCGCTCGGGCGGCCGCCCGCCTCGTAGCGCAGCCTGCGACAGACAGGAACGTCATTACTCAGCAGGTGTCTGCTCCCTGGTCATGTCGGTGTGTTATCcgcccaaggacgcggctacaacccagaagccgagctgctACTTCGGACaacggccgcgaaagcctgcgaacattattaacgaaCCTCTATGGGGAGGAAACTGCTACCTTAGCCAAGAGATCTGACTAGCTGAGATGAGACAGAAGAAGTCAAAACTTCTTAGTTCTCTGGTCTTCATGAAAAGATGCAGAGACTACAAGGTTCTTGCttcgagtaggtaactgctccctcgTGATGGCGAACTGCAACGTCGACCGGAACGTCTGgcgaattatccgccaaggacgcggctacaactcagaagccgagctactttagacaatggccgtgaaagcctgcgaacatttagAAATGTTATTAGTCTGCATTTCTGCTCTGCCTCACTCTCCACGTAGAGGCACTGAACTTTTTTTACTGGTGTTTCAATACATATACATGAagtactttttttactattttcatgTTCATATTTTTTCCGGGTATGGTTCTCTCACATGCTATTGGTACGGGAAAGATTTTCTGCTATTATATttgggccaattttgtttttataactggAGATTTCTATTGTTTCTTTTCATAAATTTACTTGATTCTTAaaagataatattatttaataaatataacactaATTTTTTCGTTTAATACTTTCTTCAtcaaagtaatattttgtaatatgcaTGTCTAGGACAGAATTACTTGGAAAAATTACAAATCTACAAACATTTTGTGTTATTGATAATGTACATGTGTCAGTAAGATAAACATGAGTTACCAGAGATGCAAGAACAaacaatgtaaaattaattttttccttattCATTTGTTCTGTACATTTTGGTATACACTCATGCTGAATATATGAATTCATTACACTGAAGTAtattaaaagtttatatttttgttatttaaactaaatttgaTTAAAATGCTCATTAATTCCATGATTTCTGCAGTATTTCGAAGCTTCATGTTGTATTAACATGCAAATTCAGGGTTAAATGGTGTGCCAGCATGcttttcagtattattttagttttatcgcCATCATCTTTTCCCTAGCTACGAGTTTAAAAAGTCAGGAAAAGACTATTAACAATGATAAgtcacaattaaaatttttttacttaactaaTTGTGAAACAGCCACTCACTAGAATTTCATTTTCTGTGTTTACACACAACTATTCTACAATAATACAATTTTggatatttcataaatatatcaAACTGACCATAAAACTCCAGCACTGAAGAGACTAAACCTTGATATCCCTGCTTGCACGTCTCTGAGCTAACAGGTGGCAGCTTAAAAGCTAAACCTCATCTTACGATTAATACCGCTACACACATCCATACCTTACGTGGGATTCGAGCCCAGAACACCCCCTATAGATGTTAGTGCATTAACCAATCGCATGCGTCCGTCTcggcaagaaaaaattatttcccatTTCTGCGTCAGCTCCCAAATTCTGGGACACTGTCATCCTGACAGAACCTGACCACATACACACGGATTACAACATGAAAGAGCGAATGAAAAATGCAACAAGTTGAATGGGTTGCAAAAAGCAGGATTCgcgcaataataaaaaaaaatctttctatgATCTTTCAACTACTAGATGACAAAAAAAACTCAGTTGGCCTAATCGTGGAGTGAAGGAAATTCCAAAATAGTCGCTAAAttccaaaactaaaaaaataatatttgtgatgacagtttttaaagttaatttacaGCACTATTTATTTGCAGTATGTATCACAAACGTTTACACCTAAATTTAATGATAGGTACAAATGTTTTACTTTATCTTAAGGCCTATTTACTATTATATCAAAAGAAATTTCTAGCTACTTACTATCCATTAATTCTACTTGgcacagttataaaataaacctTGTATGTAGGAATGAGTACATTTGAGTTTAACGTCTAGTCAACATCGATGTCGTCAGAGACCACAAAAGTTTACGATGCAATAATGGGCCACTGTTGGAAGAATGGTTGGGCAAACAGGAGCACCCCATCCAAAAAATTCAGGTTCCAACTCATCCGGAATCAAACCAGATAGTGTTGGTTGgaggcaaaaaaaatttgtaaaaaaatctttGCCGATAGTGGAGACCAACCAGGTAAATTCAGGAACCAATAATTAGCTCCAATTTTTTTCTAGGGAGAAAATGTTTTACTGTGAAACATAAAAAAGTTATGTTGTAACTTATTTCCAACTCATAATTTTGATAACCGTTTCAATAATTTAGGAATATAATATGTTAATAGAAAGAAGACCTATTCAGTATTTTAACTTAGCAAAGAAATGGATGTTATTTATCTTATCCTAAAACGTACGTACAGTGAAAAGCCTTTAAACCTTGCACATTCAGGACAcgatattaacaatttttttccggATTATAGAACATTAATATAATTTCAACGTGAATACCAAGTGTGGAAAAGTAAAGCGCTACAAAATGGGAAATGCCGGCAATGCAATATCGAGACCTGGCAGTGAAGGCCATTAGCAAGAAACCACCCGAAAAAATCTGAATGCAAGCAGCGCAATAGGTGATGGCTTGCCGAACCATAGAAATGTCACGTTAAAGACTTTTCACATTACTACGCAATAGTAAATTTACTACAAACGTACCTCCTGACATGGAAACATCTATAATACAGCATCATGAATGAGATTCCTATTGCGAAGGAGAACAGGACGAAGAACGGCACGGTGTCGCGGTACCACGGAGCCTGATCCCACACTCCAACCAACCACGCCACCACCAGGAGTGCGTTCTCCAGAAACATGACCACATAGAACGTGGCCATCTTCTGTCGAGGATTCAGCTCCTGTAATCAAATAACAGATGTGCAACAGATAACACGCAAGTTTATTGaggtcagtggcggatccaaagggagacaccaggggcaagtgcccccccccccccccccctgaaaaaccagatgtctgctacattaatattgccgacaaatatgattgtttctgaaaccaataaaatattttaatataattaatgaatttcttgtagaatcataaaatctggtggttggatgttatgtgtagtgtgagtagattaaattcaaatttagtaattttaagacgacattttttctctggctactctgaaatcctagagtgcctccttcgaggtgaacctctggatccgccactgattgaGGTGAAATCAGGTCGCATGAAACCAGGCCTAACCTGCAAGTTGATGTAAGAGAAGATGTAAATAATCGCTATCAACGCGGAGAAGGCAGCTTTGCGCTGCCGCGAAATGCGTTCTCCGTGGAAGACATTTTTCGGGGAGATGAGCCAGAGGAACATGGAGATCCAATGCAGGCCGATGACGAGGAACACCCAGTGTCCGTAGAGCGTGGCGTACACCGTGAGGGCGGTGACCCTGGACGACACGGTCCCCAGGCGCCAGACGAACTGCGATATGACCCCGAGCCACGTGAGGACCAGGCGGTGGACGTTCTGCAGCCTCACGTTCTTGCTGAACGAGGCCAGCGCCCAGCAGACGCTGAACAGCGACAGCACCGTGGACACGATGTTCAGGTCGCTGAACTCCTTGGGGGAGGATTCTTGCCACAGCAGGTACAACTGGATGAGCAGCATGGGGGCGGCCTCGCAGAACGCATGGAAAAGTCGCAGCATGCACAGGTCTCGAACTTCGTGTTTCACGTAACGCAAGTCCACGGGAATGAACAGTTTGAAGTACCTCCAGAGAATACCGCACTGAAAGAAATGCAACACCGCCACTAACCAGCGGGTGACGAGCCTCCTCCTGATAGAAGCGTCCTGGTTGGCTGCTTCGCTGTCGGCGCACGATTTCTCCTTCAACCGCCGCCTCAGCTCGCAAGAACTTAAATACCACTTGAACGAAATTACTTGACTGACGACCAACGAAGCAGAAACAAAGGTTAAGGACACCGCGAACCACACGTGACGCCCTCTTTCGAACAACGCATACCCCATGACGAGGTCAAAAACTATATCGCAAAAATAAGACGCTAAggatataatattaaaaagaacATCGCATAGTGGTAGGAATTCAAAATTAGCCATAATGTTCACAGTCATTTCACAGAAGTGTCAGGTCTAGCCACCATCTTCAGCACTTTTTTGACAACTAGTCTGTCCTGAAAACTCCAACTGGTTTAACAAGAACAATGCCGACATATTTATAGACTACACGACTAAGCAAATCGCTGGTACAGCTTTTTTTGATAAATAGCACCAGTACAGCATTTTTGCATTCTGCTTCCGAaggaattcctggaatgtcactTGCAAACATTCTTGTTTTTCAGCTGAACAGCCAAAATTCAAATCGCTTTTAACACACCCTAGTTTTCTATCcccaaataaataatgcattttatgcaaataaattcaaaacaccCCCAAAACAATTCATAAACATCGTTCTAGTCTTTTTTATCTGTCTTTATCAAACAAATAATTGCCGCGACTGTTGCGAAGTCTGGTGTTAAATATTTGAACTTCAGCCTTGAAAACACGGTAACATCGATGAACGTGTAAGCGGTTATACCAGTATCGATTACTCGATCTCCCTGCGTTCAAATCTCGACTTGAGCATTCAGGATTATGTAAGTGTTCCGTTTGGCATGGTCAAAACCTTTAGTACAAATTCGTATATACAGGCGGGTAatcgtaaagtttttttttgacgtgtcaacgtctaataaatcgatgaacgccggttgcacgcacgaaaaaggatgactcattgtcccgttacgctcattgtacgcttgcgccgcatctatctctcttccactcgattggaaccaccatttgactttttcgaggcactttaaacttgaaaaactcccatttggttcctacttttcctatcatcgtcctatccttaacagaataacacagattggaagaagttaaatagcagtggcgtagcgtgggtggggcggagggggcggcccgccccgggcggcaacccgcgggggtgggtcgccggtgaagcgggttgagatctgatctatgattcatccattacatgtgtcagacacactataatgttccatttttatctaaaattttgcgcaccaactattttttaatatttatttaaaagaaaaactgcgaaatcactgacagagctctttataacgtttgtttgtttacatacgaacggcaacatcgcatcacgccgcgccgcccggcgcgcgcgagccgagttgagcggcactccttattatgttaattactcatacaaaatcttttgtttcacgcgtcggcccgtgtcgatggctctctttcgcactcattgaatttagtactacgcattgtactgtaaagtttgaccttaacccagggcaaaccaaacaacttccgcaaaccgggacacagtaaaactcctatattattattattattatttttattattattattattaattattattattatttatttattgtttacaaaagttacaatatttcttacattagtctcgcaaaacctattcacctaggtttgtctgcgagtacggagtcacactcgtacattaaatcttattttataatacacttaaaattgctctaatagctgtttgaacattgattattgtttaaaaagtatggagtatattaacataaattacattgcgttaaggtacatctttttaagtttacgactgaattttgtcctgctacttgaatttaaaacttcaataggggatgttttgtaaatctaatagtagtctaggaatatttttttttgtttttggatatcttgattatttatggtacttgtcatacaaagaaaacataatttttcatttagctcaaaaatggcgccaacgattttcctcaaatttctcgtcattttatcttttaataacatctataacatggcttactcagtcagtttttaccgggaaactctaaaaaaggtagctgccatacaaaatcaattttgtttgtaaattttcctataagcccggcaaaccacgccgtcaccaaaaccacttttgttttgtgatagataaaatacttatttgaaattcgaacgtgtcctccggccaatattcatgggaatacataacttattttacaggtacaagaagaagacgtacctgccgtcgcagttggaagtagttctggtcccaccacagagcagggtcaagacgaagtcgactcattaaaagtacctcaagcatctagtcataagcctgcagaaaaagtgaatgttgccaaagaagacataattgaaatcaaagatgtgaatctcgacgatgtaggttgctggccttctcctatgaccgacgaagtaagaacgcttctagtatgtcgcggatctgactcagtacagcacatcgattccaaatttgccgatgttgttcgctcagggacttcaacgaaaggcggtacccgaaaactaaccaaagagtggttctacaaaccattatctaacggcgaaaaggttctccgaacatggatggtgtactcgcctttgaagcaatccttgtattgtttttcttgcaagctgtttggcaattccggctctaacttcgcatctgaagaaggattcaacaaatggtggaagctaaatccaagaataggagaccatgaaaatagcctgggccatgaacagagcttcttgaaatggaaggagttggaagttcgcctgaactgtaaagcaaccatcgatcagaaacaagaagttttcgaaagtgaggagaagaagtggagggatgtactgtacaggttgctgaatattatccagttcttagccaaacagaatctggccttcagaggacatccagaagacattcgaggagatgatagtggcaatcgcgggaactttctggagttagtgcacctcctagctaaatacgaccctcttctaatggaacacctgacaaagataaagctgggagcaagagtctcagtttcgtatctatctccagaaacacagaatgaatttataaacttactgggacagcaagttcgatccaccatcatccgtcgtattcaagaagctaaatattattgcgtaatcttcgacagcacaccagtcatctcccacaatgaccaaatgagccaagttctgcgatacgtacatatcgaaggagaaaaagtcgccgtggtagaatctttcattgacttcttcgaaccaaaaggaaaaaatgcagaagatctcagcaacgatataatcgcgaagataacattagacggactggacatacagaatctgagaggacaggcttatgacaatgctgccacaatgtcagggatccacaatggagttcaagcccggattaaagcaccgaatccgaaagctatattcgttgcatgcacaaaccactcactaaacttggctggggtacacgctgcttctgaatcagtggattccgtgacattttttggaactctggagaagctgtttgccttcttttccgcatcaactgttcgatggaacgctttggttgccgtcacaggtcatgcattaaaacgagtcactgaaacgcgctggagcgctagacatgtagctgtcaagatgcttaaaaataagtttgaggtagttcttgaggtactggaacaattaacagattcatctcaaacttccgaaacaagatcgggagccagtcttctcctgacagccatgcagtcatttaacttcctaacttttcttggcttttgggctgcagtgctacctgaagtagatgacgcacagatttacctgcagcaacgaggactaagtgtggataagtgtgctcaaaaactctgcgctttgaaaaccctcttagtggaaagtagagaccgtttcgtgcaagaagcaattgactttgctaagactctctgcgaaaaactcggaatcgaactgaaaacgagaagaattcgcaggaaaaaacgcatgcatggcgatgaatcttctgaagatgcagctttgtctcacgaacaggaaatccgtcgagagattaccgcatcattcgacaagatcattcaagaaatgacgactcgattccagcaaattcaagaaatatcggacaagttcggatttttgctgccagcgaaacttttggacagcaagttcgagtgtgatctttcccatgtattagaagacatcgacaaggacgagtttcagatggagcggaagcgtctttagcagtttgttgttgttgcctgttctgaatcagaggaacatataagtggtaatggaccactggagctcctccagttcattcaaaaactgaatctcggaatttcggttccaaatatagtcatcttgattcgtatatatttgactttggcgattagtgttttaattgtgagagaagtttttcgaagttgaagctaataaaaaattacctcagatctactatgagctccgctagactatcaaacttggctatattgtcgattgaacaagaattggctgctaatattgattttgacaaagttatttctgacttcgctgctcataaggcccgtagaatccgcttgtaaaaccgctcatcctattttaacttcaataaaaggtacctcattgcatgtgaaatttaattttaagtaagcacctatagaatgggggcggcaaaatgggtctcccgccccaggcgccgagatggcacgctacgccactgttaaatagcaaacatgtataaacgttatagttaaactAATGTgttcgttaaagtgataaacatatttgaattaatgagtgcaaaaaaaagtaaatttatcaattaaattgtagatttaatttcactcctttgtatccatacaaaatagtgataattaaataaaaattattaaattttaatcataaaagtatgcaatgatttcattGTTTTATGACGGTGTCACTTTAAACTacttatcgtctgtaaaccgtcttcacagacaaccaattttttttgggaagggggggggggagggggcgcttGCGTTCACAAACTAATATTTCCTAATGTTTTCCAGAAAAAATAGTTTATCCCAGGGTAAGTTTTATTCAGGAGGATACCTTTAGAACATACAGATGCATTGTAACCAAATGTACCGATCCATAGTTGCATGTAGGTTTATTTGGGAATTTGGGAAAAGATTCCACGCAACAATCACATGGATTAGTTAATTGCACGGAGCACAAATCCGATAATCTATCCTTCATTGTTACCTGGACATTACTATGTAAATTTACTAACCAaaataagggcgcggttacacgggagtctgaactacttcaggtgaacatgttcagctgttgagtgcggttacacacagtctgaacatgtttcgttcgaggccatttcccatttaacttaaacaggttggcaaagtagttcagatcgacatatcttctacattagcctctgattggctgtttagaatataaacagtcttttgcagaaattcaagctggaaagtgtttctggcacaagttcgagtaatattttaccgaatgcaacaaaaaaaatcaacagataattatatatatatatatatatatatatatatatatatatatatttatatatatatatatatatatatatttatttatttatttatatatatatatatttatttatttatatatatatatatttatttatttttatatatatatatttatttatttttatatatatatatttatttatttttatatatatatatatatatatttatttatatatatatatatatatatatttatttatatatatatatatatatttatttatttatttatatatatatatatatatttatttatatatatatatatttatatatatatatatatttatatatatatatatatatttatttatatatatatatatatttatttatatatatatatatatatttatttatatatatatatatatatttatttatatatatatatatatttatttatatatatatatatatttatttatttatatatatatatatatatatatatatatatatatatatatatatatatatatatatatatatatttatatatatatatatatatatatttatatatatataattatatatatatttatatatatataattatatatataattatatatataattatatatata from Bacillus rossius redtenbacheri isolate Brsri chromosome 1, Brsri_v3, whole genome shotgun sequence includes these protein-coding regions:
- the LOC134528566 gene encoding uncharacterized protein LOC134528566: MTVNIMANFEFLPLCDVLFNIISLASYFCDIVFDLVMGYALFERGRHVWFAVSLTFVSASLVVSQVISFKWYLSSCELRRRLKEKSCADSEAANQDASIRRRLVTRWLVAVLHFFQCGILWRYFKLFIPVDLRYVKHEVRDLCMLRLFHAFCEAAPMLLIQLYLLWQESSPKEFSDLNIVSTVLSLFSVCWALASFSKNVRLQNVHRLVLTWLGVISQFVWRLGTVSSRVTALTVYATLYGHWVFLVIGLHWISMFLWLISPKNVFHGERISRQRKAAFSALIAIIYIFSYINLQELNPRQKMATFYVVMFLENALLVVAWLVGVWDQAPWYRDTVPFFVLFSFAIGISFMMLYYRCFHVRRLRYEAGGRPSASCDSTQRLAGSDVLLGKDEQSNGSSKVEQETQQNGKVISNGCQKYGNGYMPYHHGGIPGVFNCRFSNPAAAATTTGRKKKKPTTFVPPPVVSMPSVGAPAVGQEPASPVPFWSRPLPHNHQGGSSENDASSAGSRVNIQQKLQEKKRQQLAELRVIEEEIKQGKIPRQGAGGEDGGSLPRQPIPRAKRHGPAGWPPSPPPSLPPPYSYHHLVPPPRAKHRPDAPEILLAPRYLEGDALYYGWEHELSDHLDRDGSSERGSNYSGSGRLKSGEEPAPGHPQGPGMYKSYRIPSDMDSQVSLPRSYTLPREFKYYRRPKSRKALRSEHFVASTNSSDGDVDSGDETPHHNHNHNQPRAARSRPYRGYVRRDLHETKL